Sequence from the Segatella copri genome:
CGCAGGGCACTTCGCTCTCGCAGATGGTAGAGAGCTGCTCCAAGGCGGAGAAACTTCTGAAGGCTGAATATCCTGAAATCAAGCAGGTGGTGAGCCGCATAGGTAGCGCCGAGATTCCTACCGACCCGATGCCTGTGGAAAGGGCCGACATCATGGTGGCGCTCAAGCCGAAAGCCGAGTGGACTTCGGCAGAAACTACCGCCGAACTGATGGAGAAGATGGAAGAAACCCTGAAGACGATTCCGGGCTTGGAGGCTGAGATTTCGCAGCCTATCCAGATGCGCAACAACGAGTTGCTTACGGGCATCAAGCAAGATGTGGCGATTAAGATTTTTGGCGACAATCTCGACGGGCTTACCCAGCAGGCCGAAAAGGTTTCGCGCATGATCAGGAATGTGCCGGGCGTGAGCGGAATCTTCGTCGAAGAGGTATCGGGATTGCCTCAGATTCAGGTAAAATACAACCATGAACGCATGGCGGCTTATGGGGTAAATGTTGACGAAATCAACCGCATTCTTGAAACTACCTTTGCAGGCGCCACGGCTGGAGCTGTATACGAAGGCGACAAAAAGTTTGACATCGTTCTGCGTCTTGACCCTAAGGAGCGCAACTTCGAATCGCTCCAGTCGCTCTGTATTCCGCTGGCTGGTGGCGAGAGCATTCCGCTTTCCCAGTTGGCTGATGTGGTTTACGAACCGGCTCCGGCTCAGGTTTCTCATGAGAATGGCGCCCGCCGCATCTACGTAGGTTTCAACGTGAAGGGTAGGGACGTGCAGAGTACCGTAAAGGATATTCAGACCATCCTCGACGAGAAACTGAAGCTGCCTGAAGGCTACTATTATAATTATGGTGGCGAGTTTGAGAATCTTCAGAGTGCCACCCAGCGCCTGCTCATCGTGGTTCCGATAGCGCTCATCATCATTCTTCTGCTGCTCTATGCCACGGTCAAGAATCTGCGCGAGTCGCTCTTCGTGTTCTCCGCCATTCCGCTTGCCGCCATAGGTGGCGTCTGGGCGCTCTGGTTGCGCGGAATGCCTTTCAGCATTTCGGCGGGCGTAGGTTTCATCGCCCTTTTTGGTGTGGCGGTTCTCAACGGTATCGTGCTGATAGGTCAGATGAACCAGATGCAGAAGCAGGCGGCTGCGGTTTTTGAGGAGAATGGCGCAAGTTTGGCGGCTGTTATTCAGAAAAGAATTATTGACAGTTGCATGGTTCGTCTCCGTCCGGTTCTGATGACGGCTCTGGTAGCCTCTATGGGTTTCCTCCCGATGGCATTATCCCATGGCGATGGAGCAGAAGTCCAGCGTCCTCTTGCCACGGTTGTGATTGGCGGTCTCATTACCAGCACGCTCCTCACGCTCCTGGTTCTGCCAGCCATCTACAAGATGTTTACGAAAAAGTAAGATTTCAAGATATGAAAATAATGAACAGAAAAAAGATAAATGAAAATAGGGTGGTGGCTTGTTTTGCCGCCATCCTTCTCCAGCTGCCATCCCCAGCTGGAGCCCAGCATTTTGATGCTCATATTGCGGGCAGGAAAGTTACCCTGCAGGAATGTTTCGATTTGGCTGCCCGACAGAACCTACAGATGCAAGTCGGAAAGAAATCGGTAGAACGTGCGCAGGTAATGCAAGGCACGGCTTGGGAGCTGGATAAAACCGAGGTTACCTTCTCGCAAAACCCTGCCACGGGAGGCGAATCGGACAACGGATTTACCTTTACCCAGAGCCTCGATTTTCCTACCGTCTACACATCGCGCCGCAACCAGCTCAAGGCTGAAACCCAGGCTGAAAAGAGCCGCTTGAATGTGGTAAACCAGCAACTGAAGGCTGAAATCGCCAACACCTATTATCAGATGCTTTATCAGGCTCACAGACTTCAGATATTGCAGCGAATCGACTCAGTATTAGAGCGTTACAGCAAGATAGCTGAAATGCGTTACAAGGCAGGAGAGAGCCGCCAGCTGGAATATCTCTCTGCCGATCGCAAATGCAACGAAAACCGCCTGGAAATGGCTGATGTGAAGAGCGAAATCGAGCGCCTGCAAATCGACCTCATGTCGCAGCTCAACACGCAGGAGCCCGTAAAACCGGCAGAAGAGAATCTCACGGCCATCGCAGCCCAGAATCTCAATACCTATAATTATCAGCAGTCAGCCGACGGTCTTTACCAGCAGGATAAGCTCATCGCTCTCGATAAGGAAATCAAGGCAGCCAAGACGGGTTTTGCTCCGAGTTTATCCTTATCTTTGCGCACCCAATGTGTCATTTCCAGTTGGAATCCATACAACATAGACCGTTCAAGATTTGCCGAGGGCAATTTCTTCGGTTTCGAGATTGGCGTAGGCATTCCTTTGTTTTATGGTTCTACGAAGGCAAAGGTCAAGGCAGCTCAGAAAGACCGCGAATTGGCTGAAATCGAAATGCGTCAGGAGCAGACAGAGAAAGAGCGCGATTACCGTCTCTGTACGAAGCGCCTGCAGGCAGCATCCAACCGTCTGAAATATTACGAGCAGAACAACCAGGCACATTCTGCGCAAATTTCGAAGTTGAGTGCGATAGAATATGAAAATGGCGAAATTTCGTATATTGAATACGTGAATGCCATCGAGGAAACCATAGATGTTCTGATGAAGCATGCTGATGCGATTAATGAATACAACCAGGCAGTAATCGCCATCCAGCGTCTTACGGGCATGATGTAAGATTCTGTTCTGAGATATTTCTTTTAGATTGATATGAGAATTAATCTCAGAACAGGCAGAAAGTAAGAAATGATCAGAAAGGGGTGAACCGGTTCCATTTTCAGGCTCCAAATTTCCTCTCTTTCTTTATCTCATAACGCCTATTTACCATAATACCTGTTAGAATTGAAAAGAGGAAAGTAAAAAAAGGGGGAATTTTTCCGTTGTCAGCCACTTATGGTTTCATTCCGATTAATTTCATTTTCTTCATTTCTAAATTCTCCCTTTACATGATATTCAGGTTCCTTCAGTTTTCCTGCGCTAAATAACACATTTTTGATAAACCACCAAGAAAAATGCTCAAAAAACTTTGCTTATTCCAAATAATAATCTTAACTTTGCGGCATAATTCTAAGGTAAAACCAAGATTGTCGGGCACTCAGAATCATCAAAGGTTTTGAGGCTTTACCGATGATGGAAACCGACGTGACGCTTTTTAATCCGAATACGCAGGAGAAGCTTATTCTTGATGCCAAGTTTTACCGCGAGGCGCTGGTTTCGAAGTTTGGCGGCAGGGAGAAGGTTCGCAGGGATCATCTCTCGCAGATTCTTTCTTACGTGATGAACCAGGAGGAAGACCGGAGCAAGCCGCATACTATGAATGCTTGCGGAGCTTTGGTCTACCCTACCGTGGATGAGGATTTCGACTTTTCTTATAGGTATAAGGAGACGGGGCATCGCATCTTTGTGAGGACGATAAACCTGGGGCAACCTTGGAGGAAAATAGAGGAACGGGTGAAGGAGATTGTGAAGGGAGAAGGCAGGGATGAATGGTGATGATTGGCGATGAAGGACAAAGCGATGAAGGACAAGCGATGGAATCGCTTGGAACGGGGGTGACAGGGGGACTGCTCCCTTCTTTGCTTCTTTGCTTCTTTGCTGGAGGGGCGGGCTTGCAGGAGAAACGGGGGCGGGAGCTTTAA
This genomic interval carries:
- a CDS encoding TolC family protein, with translation MNRKKINENRVVACFAAILLQLPSPAGAQHFDAHIAGRKVTLQECFDLAARQNLQMQVGKKSVERAQVMQGTAWELDKTEVTFSQNPATGGESDNGFTFTQSLDFPTVYTSRRNQLKAETQAEKSRLNVVNQQLKAEIANTYYQMLYQAHRLQILQRIDSVLERYSKIAEMRYKAGESRQLEYLSADRKCNENRLEMADVKSEIERLQIDLMSQLNTQEPVKPAEENLTAIAAQNLNTYNYQQSADGLYQQDKLIALDKEIKAAKTGFAPSLSLSLRTQCVISSWNPYNIDRSRFAEGNFFGFEIGVGIPLFYGSTKAKVKAAQKDRELAEIEMRQEQTEKERDYRLCTKRLQAASNRLKYYEQNNQAHSAQISKLSAIEYENGEISYIEYVNAIEETIDVLMKHADAINEYNQAVIAIQRLTGMM